The window TCATCGACCTCGTCGTGGCCAGTGTGCTGATGGCGATGGGTATGATGATGCTCTCGCCGCTGATCATCTCGCTGCCGTTCAAGATCATGCTGTTTGTGCTGGTGGATGGCTGGGCGCTGATCATCGGCACGCTGGCCAGCAGTTTTGGAGGTGTTTCGCCATGACGCCGGAAGTCGCGGTCGACATATTTCGTGAGGCGCTTTGGCTGACCACGTTGATGGTCGCGATTCTGGTGGTGCCGAGCCTGTTGGTCGGTTTGCTGGTGGCAATGTTCCAGGCGGCCACGCAGATCAACGAACAGACCCTGAGCTTCCTGCCGCGTCTGCTGGTGATGCTGGTCACGCTGATCGTCGCCGGCCCGTGGATCGTGCAGACGTTCATGGAGTACATCATTCAGTTGTACAAAAACATTCCGATGGTCATCGGCTAAGCCATGCAATCGCTGCTGCAGTTGACCGACACCCAGATCAGTTCCTGGGTGGCGACGTTCATGTTGCCGCTGTTTCGCGTCGCCTCGATGCTGATGGTCATGCCCGTGTTCGGCACAACCCTCATCCCCCGGCGTGTGCGCCTGTATTTCGCCGTGGCGATTACCGTGGTGATTGTGCCCGGCCTGCCGCCGATGCCGGCGGTCAGTCCGCTCGATCTCAGCGGGCTGCTGTTGATTGCCGAGCAGATCCTGGTCGGCGCCGTACTCGGGTTTTCCTTGCAGCTGTTTTTCCAGGCCTTTGCCGTGGCCGGGCAGATTGTCGCGATCCAGATGGGTATGGGCTTCGCCTCGATGGTCGACCCGGCCAACGGTGTCTCGGTGGCGGTGATCGGCCAATTCTTCACCATGCTGGTGACGTTGCTGTTCCTGTCGATGAATGGCCATCTCGTGGTGTTCGAGGTCCTCACCGAAAGCTTCACCACGTTGCCCGTGGGCAGTGGGTTGATGACCGCGCATTACTGGGAGTTGGCCGGCAAACTCGGCTGGGTGCTGGGCGCGGCGTTGTTGCTGGTATTGCCGGCGGTCACCGCGCTGCTGGTGGTCAACATCGCGTTCGGCGTGATGACCCGTGCCGCGCCGCAACTGAACATTTTCTCCATCGGTTTTCCACTGACCCTGGTGCTCGGCCTGTTCATTGTCTGGGTCGGCCTGGCGGACATTCTCAATCAGTACCAGCCGCTGGCTACCGAGGCCTTGCAGCTGTTACGCGAACTGGCACGGGCGCGCTGACTCATGGCCGAGAGCGAAAGCGGTCAGGACAAAACAGAAGACCCCACGGAGAAACGTAAAAAGGACTCCCGTGAGAAGGGTGAGATCGCCCGCTCGAAAGAGCTCAACACCCTCGCCGTGATGATGGCCGGTGCCAGCGCGCTGTTGATATTCGGCGGCATGCTCGCCGAAGACCTGATGGACCTGATGCGTATGAACTTCACGCTGTCGCGCGAAGTGATCATGAACCAGGGCTCCATGGGCACGTTCCTGATGCAGTCGGGCAAGCTCGCCCTGGTGGCGATTCAGCCGATCATGATCACCTTGTTGCTGGCCGCGTTGATCGGGCCGATTTCCCTCGGTGGCTGGCTGTTCGCGGCCGGCTCCCTGGCGCCCAAGTTCAGCCGGATGAACCCGGCAGCGGGCATCAAGCGGATGTTCTCCTTCAAGTCTGTGGTCGAACTGCTCAAGGCTTTGGCGAAGTTTCTGATCACCTTGGGTGTGGCGCTGGTGGTGCTGTCAGCCGACGTCGATGACTTTTTGCGCATCGCCCATGAGCCGCTGGACCGGGCGATCATTCACAGCGTCACGCTGGTTGCCTGGAGTACGTTGTGGCTGGCTTGCGGGCTGATCATCATCGCTGCAGTCGACGTGCCGGTGCAGCTCTGGGAAGCCCACAAGAAACTGCTGATGACCAAGCAGGAAGTGCGCGACGAGCACAAGGATCAGGAAGGCCGGCCTGAAGTCAAACAACGCATCCGTCAAACCCAGCGCGAGATGTCCCAGCGGCGGATGATGGCGGCGATTCCCGATGCCGACGTGGTCATCACCAACCCGACCCACTACGCGGTGGCGCTCAAGTACGATTCCGAGAAGGGTGGGGCCCCCGTCCTGTTGGCCAAGGGCAGCGACTTCCTGGCGCTGAAGATCCGTGAAATCGCCGTGGCCAACAACGTCATGCTCCTCGAGTCGCCGGGGTTGGCGCGGTCGATCTACTACTCCACTGAGCTCGATCAGGAAATCCCCGGGGCTTGTATCTGGCGGTTGCCCAGGTCCTGGCCTACGTCTACCAGATCCGCCAATTCCAGGCGGGCAAGGGCAAGCGCCCGGATCCGCTCAAGGACGATCTGCCGATTCCGCCGGACCTGCGTCGCGATTCCTGACGGTTACCGTCTGTCTGAAAGACCTCCGCACCTGTTATTTCTGACAGTAGCCAGTGAGCACTCCTCAGCGATCTAATTGCCATGGGATTTCTCCCGGCATTTTCCCTGTATTGGTGGCTCTGATCATTTGATGCGAGTACCAGGGATCGGCGTCTACGTCAGGTTTCAGAGGAAGCGATCATGGCAGCGAATCCGCTAAAAAAATTGGACGGCATGGAGATGGAGTTTGTCTCCGGTGTGTTGGAAAGGCGCCCTGATGAGCGCGCAATCGGTTACACCGTCACGTTCAAACTGATTCTGGATTTCACTCATTTCAAGCACATGGCCAACGCCTATAGTCCAAATTATCTGGAGGTGTCGACTAACTCGATTCGGCCTGAGCTGGAGGGGCTGGCGTACCACTCTAGCTACAATTTGATTGGCAAACCTGACGAAAAAATCGTCAACAGCGCGATGCTTTTCGAGCGATTCACCCATCTGGAGGACTACATGGATGGCTGGATCTACGATGAAATGGAAAGGCGCTACAGCAAACCGCAATTCACCATTGAAGGTGATGCTCTTTTCATTACGGCACGTCAGGACTTTCGCTGGTTGGATCCCGCGCGCCAGATCGAAATCAAAGACCTCGCCATCATCCCTTTCAAGTGGGGGCTAACCCTGATAGAGCAGCGCGTAAAAGTGTCCTGGGGGAAGCCAGACATTAGAACGCCTGAGGAGATAGTGACGTTTATGTACACGCAGACTGAGTTCGTCGACATCGAAGGGGTCTTCGTGCTCAAGGGTTCGCGCTACATCAATGGCAAGGCCCTCAGTTTCGGTGTGATTGCACCTGAGCAGGTTTTGACGGCGTAGGGATGGGCAGCATGGCCGCCACGTTGTTGCTGGACGACCGTGGAAACGGTTTGATCGAGAGCTGAAACGAAAAAACCGCCGTCCCGATTGAACCGGGCGGCGGTTTCTTCATGCCTGAAGACATGTGTTGGCTGTGCCTCAGTTTTCGCGAGCAAGCCTGCTCCTACAGGTTTGGTAACTGCTCACAGGCTTGTGATTAATGCATATCCCTGTGGGAGCGGGCTTGCCCGCGAAGACCTCAGCAACCACAGCACAGCACTCAAGCCTTGTCAGACAGTCCTGCTACTGCGGCACCTGCAGATTATCCAGCACCCGGTTCACCGCCAACTCCCCGAGCATGATCAGCTGCGCAATCCCCAACAGCGTCCGGCGCTGCGACGCTGGCAAGAGGTGGGCAAAGTCACTGGCAATGGTTCTTGCCGAAGCAAGGGTCTCGAAGGCATCGGCCAGCATCTCCTCGTTTTTGAAGTCCGCAGTAACGGCGTACATCCTGCGGGTTCTGCGGGGCGGTGGTGTGGACCCGGGCGGGCAGAGATAGTGATCGAGGGCGCGGTCGGCGGCGTCGTTGAGCTTTTTCGAATCGAGGGATTCGTAGGGGGAGGTGAGATCGGTTTCGGGCGGGTTGGGTGTTGGTTTGAACATGGTGAGACTCCGTGGTTGATTTGGCCGCCACGGCTCATCGCTAAACAAGTAAAGGTGGCGGCTGTACGCAGGTTAGCGATCCGGGTCACAGAAACCCCGGGTAGACCCGAAGGTCTCCCACGCACAGCCACCATGACGCCAATTGCAGATAGACAAAAACTGCAATTGAGAATGGGCATGTTGCGTCTGTTAGATGCCGGATCGCTAAACCCGATCGCTGATTCGTCAGCGATCGCACCACAATAGAACCCGCCCCCAAGGCGCACAAGCCGGCGGATTCTGGCGTAGCTGTAGGCAATTACGCAAGGTCGTGTAGCCTGATTACGTGTCTTGCCGTGTCACTTAAACGAAGGTGTTTAAAAACAAAAATCGCAACGTTCGGCAGCGTCTACATCGATCCATGTAGGAACTGCCGAAGGCGGCGATCTTTGATTTTCTCTCCGTCAGATCCGAGCCTGAACATACTGGGCCAACACAGCCATCATGCAGCGACATCACGGCCCTTCGCCGACGTTATATCGAACTGACCAGACTCTCCATCGAAAGCGTTAGCCCATCTCAATAGGACTCATGCTGGTTACTAATCATAAAAAGAGCGACTGTTTCAGGTACAACTTCATCCACTGCCCTAGGAAGGGCAGTGGATGGGACAAATCAAAGTTGTCCTATTAATGCGATCAGGTAGTTTTTTTTTGATCGGGAACGTACATGGCCACACCGTGTTTCTGGTCGTTCAACCGACTGAATTGGAGACTCCAATCTTTTGTAAAAGGAAGATAGCCTGTGCAGAATGCCTGCTCTCTATCCTGAAACGTCTGACTAGGCCCATGCCACCAGACGGCTTCTGGGTAATGCGCGGTAGCGGTGAATTTTGTATTCATGACTTTCATGTGATGAGAGCGTTCGTGAACTGGGATTGGTTCCGCACCAACGCTTTGCGCCCATACGAGGTATTCCTCATGATTGAATTTCTGATTATTGGAAGATACGTAATGGGCCACATTGGAAACGGTGACGGGGAACTCCTTAATTTGATTCGCCTGGTCTCGAACTCTGATAGTGGTGCTTCCGTTGCCTTGACTTCTGACGATACCGAGAAGGCGATCAACCGAAGCAATGCGCTCGTCGAGGGATTCATAGATATAAGGAGGAACCCCACCTTCGGCACTACGATCGAACGCGGTTCCGATAGGATCGACGCCAGTCAGGACCCATGGCAGTCCCGAGCCTTCGATTGATATGTTGTGCCCGTTGATTCTGAGCAGGGACGGATCCACGATAAGTTCAGGACGCGTCATTACGGTTAATGTCCTTGCGGCAGATGTCTCCCCCGGAGCGTACAGCGCCTTGGCGGTGAAACTGTGCAGCGCGGCGTTCAGTTCTTTCACCTCAAGTTCCCAACGGCCGTTATCGGCACGCACCTCCGCTATACCTTTGGACGTCGGCCCGTCAAAGATCTCGACTTTCAGGCGCGGTGTACCGCCGCCGGTCAATTTGAGTGAGGTATCGTACGTCTTGCCGTTAGAGGGAATTTCAATGCCTGTCGAGTCTTTCACCGAGGTGATGCTTGGCTTGATGGCATTGGAAAGGGTGACGACTCTGCCAAGCGATACCTGCCCCGTACCGTACAGCGCCTTGGCAGTGAGCGTGCGAGTACCAATGGCGGTCAGTGTGATTTCGCAGGTCCAGATGCCACCGGCATTGACCGGGTGTTTACCTTTAGTGGCAGCTCCCTCGAACACCTCGACTTCCTGAAGCGGTGCCGCAGTGCCGGTCAGTTTGATCTTCGGATCGACCGTGCCACCGTAATTCGGAATGTCTTCACCCTTGGAATCCTTCACCGTGCTGATCACCGGTTTCACATCCTGCACGGCTTTGACGTTGTAAACGCGCGACGGGAAGGTCACGGCTTTGGCTTCATCGGGGCTGCCGTCGAAAGTGACCTTGAACTCGATTTTCAGTGTCGAGTTGTCCTTGAGACCGCGCAACTCGGCCACCGGTGTCGCCGGGTAAGGCCCTACGATCACGCCATCACCGCGTAGAGTTTCCCCCTCATAAGTCGTTTTTTTGTACTCCGATCCATCGGCTTTGGTGCCGCTGTAGCGCAGCCAGATTTTCTGATTCGCAGCAATCAAAGGCCAGGCAGCCACGCGGGTGGACGCATTGGCCAGGGCGGTCACATCGAGATCATCGTTGGACGCGCCATCGATGGTTGCCTTGGGCAGTTCGGCATGTTCTTGCGGGATCGCCAGCACCGTCAGCGGCAAAACCTTCGAAGGCACCGGCGCACCACCGCGCGTCACGGTGTAACTCACCGTCACCGCTTTGCCCAGGTTGAAGGCCACGACCGCGTTCTTCAGCGGGATCGATTGTGGCCCCAGCGTGGTCACGGTTTTTTTCGCGGAGGTGTCCGAGCCGTTCGGTGGCGTGCCGGTCCAGGTGACGATGATGTCGTCACCGAGGGCCATGCCGGTGTAGTCGACGATGGCGGTCAGGCTGTCCTTGGCTGCCAATGGATTGAGGCTGGTGCTGCCATTGGCCTCCTTGATCTTCGGTGCGTCCAGACCCAGCGCCGCGCCAATACGCAACGTCAATTCATGCGAGTTCCC of the Pseudomonas sp. Seg1 genome contains:
- the fliQ gene encoding flagellar biosynthesis protein FliQ, whose protein sequence is MTPEVAVDIFREALWLTTLMVAILVVPSLLVGLLVAMFQAATQINEQTLSFLPRLLVMLVTLIVAGPWIVQTFMEYIIQLYKNIPMVIG
- the fliR gene encoding flagellar biosynthetic protein FliR — protein: MQSLLQLTDTQISSWVATFMLPLFRVASMLMVMPVFGTTLIPRRVRLYFAVAITVVIVPGLPPMPAVSPLDLSGLLLIAEQILVGAVLGFSLQLFFQAFAVAGQIVAIQMGMGFASMVDPANGVSVAVIGQFFTMLVTLLFLSMNGHLVVFEVLTESFTTLPVGSGLMTAHYWELAGKLGWVLGAALLLVLPAVTALLVVNIAFGVMTRAAPQLNIFSIGFPLTLVLGLFIVWVGLADILNQYQPLATEALQLLRELARAR
- a CDS encoding DUF6124 family protein; its protein translation is MFKPTPNPPETDLTSPYESLDSKKLNDAADRALDHYLCPPGSTPPPRRTRRMYAVTADFKNEEMLADAFETLASARTIASDFAHLLPASQRRTLLGIAQLIMLGELAVNRVLDNLQVPQ